The genomic region CTCCAAATCctcatttttcaaattcaaaccaTTAAACAAGTCCGGATACATAATTTCCGCtccacttccatcatccaccaagactcATTTCATGTCATATCCCCCGATCCGAATAATTACTACCAAcgcatcatcatggggttggcATGTTCCTTCCTTATCTTCCTCAGAAAAACCCAACACTGGAGTTGCTGAGAACCTCATCCTTTTAGCCAATTGGTTGCTTCCCTCCATGACTTCATTCCCAAAACTACTATGCACAGACATGACCTGAGAAGGCTCCTCAGCTCCTCTCCTCGGTTGTGCCAAAATGACATTAACGGTGCCTAACGTTGGTCGAGGAGTATTACCACGATACATTCTCGTACCTTGATGTCCAACTTGCCCGTCCGGCCGAGACAAGAAATGATTCAGCTTTCCCGCCCTGGCCAATTGGTTCAAATGGTCCCGCAACGTCCGACACTCTTCTGTAGTATGTCCCTTGTcttgatgataatgataatgaagACTTTGGCTCCTCAAGGATGCATCTCTCCTCATTTTATTAGGCAGCCTAAAATATGGTTCGTTCTGTATCCTCTCCAATATTAACCAAAGGAGTCCCAGCTAGCAATGGATGACTTGGAAAATCTCACCTAGGACAATTGCCTTGATACCTTATTCCCTGAAGATCTTTCTTCTCCGGAAATAGCTTtgcttttcctttgctttgaaTCTGGTCCTCCTCAACTCGCTTATACTTGTCTATGTGGTCCATAAGCTGGCGCATATCTATAGCTGCTTTCATtatcaaggacttcctcaatcCGTGCTCAGTATGGAGCCCCACCTTAAAAGTTTTCACAGCCACATCTTCAACATCTCCATCGATTTCATTATATGTTTCCCAATACCGATCGGAATAAGTTTTGAGcgtttctccttccctcattGCCATAGATAGTAATGCATCCAAAGGCTTAGGGACCCTACTACATGTTATGAACCGAGCCTCGAATGCCCTTGTCAACTCTTCAAAGGACTTTAAGGAACCTTCctccaaagcatcaaaccatcGCATGACCACTGGCCCCAAActagaaggaaaaattttaCACATCAACGCTTCATTATTCGAGTAAACTGCCATCTTTTGATTAAAATGGCTGACGTGTTCTACAGGATCAATCCttccattataaatggtaaaaataGATTGAGAAAATCTATGGGGGAGCTTTGCCTTATTTATCCGAGCCACGAAAGGGGATTTAGAGATTTGCCTCAaggctttacccattgcatcatttCCCGCACCTTGATATGACCAATCCCCACCTCGCGTCTCCTCCCCCCTCTTTGCCCTGCCACCAGAAGAAGTAACCAAACGAGACTCACGAGGGAGAGACTTAGATCCCTGATGATCATCTCCTCCTCGTCTTTCCTCGGAGCTATCACTGGACGAATAAGATGGGCTTTTCCTACCACGCTTCCTACGGTCTAGGCGTTTGCGCAGATAATCTATTTCTGATTGCATTTGCTGCAACACGTCATCGCGAGACATTTGTCCCTCAGTTTGTGATCGTCGTTCAGCCACTCGATCACTATGATACGATTCTACCACCACACTTGGGGTGTGTTGCTTTCCATCTCTGCGTTACATGTTTATAGTGTGGTCCCCCTTTGTGAACCTACTGATTCTTCCCTTTCCTGATTCGCCTCCTCCATTCACTTTCAAACCAGAACGTCACACTTTATtgttcccacagatggcgccaattgtaagaaCAAAAAATCATGCACAAGCCCAATAGTGTTTACGTTTAATAATTcaaggcccaaaacaatgaatttgtagagaatgtaCCAACAATAAAGTTCATGGCGCTCTGATTATATGCCCAAATCACCTCACTTTTCATGCCCCCCTCCTCTTTGCTTCCACCctcttatttatactccttGCCCTTGTTATCTCAGCCCTTCATCTCTCACCTAATCAACTTCATTTACTGACgcttgtccattcccttgtagtcggtaatggagaAAAGCTCTTGCTCTGTGCCTTGTACTGTTCAggttacctccacattaatgcaacggataaagctggtactccctattcaatgcagcCAAAAAGTTTagtgcagaacattcaatgcagtGCTCATAATTATCTATCTCAacccagatatttgcaatatatcCAATACATCACCAATTTACCTTTCGTATTTTTCCGAAACAtcccacttcatcctcgggcTCTTGACTGTTACTCTACGCTACTTCGTATGCTTCACAATATGTCCTCGGGTCTTCAGGTCTTTTTACttaagaatgtgtttggatccaGCGTCCACGTCcagccttcttctttttcttttttttcttttttttttcagcgtgtctgtcactgttcattggccatgaacagtgattttaggccaatgaacagtaattttggcatgaacagtattttttacacatttaaaaattattttgctacagtgttttcagtttttaatttttagttttcagcaataaattctatccaaacacactctaaGTCTTCGAATCCTCAGGTCCTCAcaatatgtatttatttataattttataaacatataatttaaaatgaacatataaaagacaaaaaaagtcaaagaagataataataataataataagttcaAAGTAATCTGATTTAGATCCACCAAGTCATTTATTTTTAGCATTAATGTATCTGGCGtcgattaattttttttttttaagtacacaTGGCATTCTATATTAATCACGCATGGTAAACCCTAAGAAAATGATCAAACCATCCCTAACTCATATCAGCCCTATCTCGCAGACTAATAAATCCCAACATTAAGGAGTATACTAATATTGTTTATCAGTGATGAATTAGTCGGCCGCTTTTCTTTTCCGGGCCTCAGTTTTAATTTGTTGGTGTTGGGACCTTCACATTATATTGTATGATTTTGAAACtgaatatttaaatatgacttGGTGGCAAATAGTCAACAATGGCCTTAGATATACAAGCAGAGAAAGCTACCAAAAATAGTTGAGAAACTTTCGGATTAACCAtctttgaatataattttttgataagtaatatgTAGGCCTTAATCGGCTAAACAACAAAACAGTTCTGCAGGAGTTTTGATAAATTACTGATTGTctccaaaatataaattcttaaaaaatggaGAATTTAGTCATCTAATTATAATTCTAACACTTTCTATTAGGTATAGAGCTAAACTCTCACTTAATAAGTGAGTCAAGGACTTAAACATTTATAAATGGGAGGTAAAGTAGACACAAGAATTGAAATTAGGatcttttatttagtttgaTACTATGATGAATTACCAATTATTTCAAAAGGTTAAGGCCCGTTTGGTAGAGGAATTtgagtaatattgtttgtagttttttgaaatacatgtgggtgaaaaagtatgtgaaaatgtgtgtaaagttgtttaaatactgaaaatgtGTATTTTAACTACTCTACCAGCTAGGGCTTAAAATGTTcggaaattgtgaatttaataatttaaccataattttaaTAAGCATTTTGAAAGAAGTATATGAAACAGTTAGATGAACTTCAATTAAAAGGACTACCAAATGGATGAACAGTGCATTAGTACTTTTGTAAGTCATGCCATGATACTGGAGATTAGTccatttatcataaaatatgatCGGTTGATAAAAACACAAGCCTAAGTGAATGGAATATGTAAAACCTTTCCGCTAAAACGCATCCAGTTGGTTTAGTTAATAAGTGATGAGTCATGGACTTTTATGTTTATAAAGGAGAGGTAGAGTAGATACAAGAATTGAAGTTAGGATATTTTGGTTTGATACTATGATGAATTACcaataatttcaaaatgttaaattattagaaaattgtgaatttaataatttaaccacAATTTTAATAATCACTTTGCAAAGAAGGATACGAAACAGTTGGATGAACTTCAATTAAAAGGACTACCATATGGGTGGACAGTGCATTATTACTTTTGTAACTCATGCCATGATACTGGAGATTAGTccatttatcataaaatatgatTGCTTGATAAAAACACGAGCCTATGTGAATGGCATATATATGTAAAACCTTTCAGTTAAAAAGTGTTCAGCTGGTTTAATTACTTCATAATGACATGCAACATCTAGATTTCAATAAGATTATTAAAACAGAttaaattaacattttcttATTAAAGTAATTAGACTTATCGAATAAGTGATATTTAAATAAGATATGCTAAATACAAAAaggattgaaaaaaattaaaagaaaagatcaAAACACACACAAGAACACCAAATTTACTTAGTCCACCCAAAACTAGAGCTACATCCACAAACTTATTCGATATTTATTCAAAACCAGGGCTACATCTACAAATTTATGTGGTTCACCCAAAACTAGAGTTGCAAATACTATAACATTATACGCATAAAATTTGGTATGCATATTAAGCTCAAACTTCTGATTTTGTACTAGTTTGTATATATACTCATCAACATACTCAGAagtttgtatatattatttgtaCTAGTTTGTATAtatactagtatatatatatatactcgtCAACATACTCAGAAGTTTGAGCTTAATATGCTTACCAAATTCTCTTGATCTAGACGAATATGGACAATTCTCTGAAGACAAAGAATGATGAGAAGTGAAGAGAATGAGTTAGAAATTTAGGTCTCGGAGTTTATATACACATGACGAAAACGCCTCAGTAAGATATGTGGAGTTCTTTTGCACGGCAAGAAAACAGTTTCTTAGAAATGGAGAGGGAAGAAGGATTCACAATAGctagtaataaaaaattgacacttgAGGGTCACTGCTAGTGCTAGGTTAACAGAAAATGTTCCATTTTAAAGGAATGGCAGGCTTATTTAAATCatactcttaaaagaaaaaagagattcaTTTTTCAGATTGGACTGTCCTATAGAAATTAGCAATTTTGTAATAATCATAACAATAATTGGATCTATTAGATGATCAATGACAAATATTTAATTACCTAGAGGATAAGATagtctgaaaattttgaatggaTGATATAGGCATGCATATCTCTATCTCTCCCTAAAAATTACAAGTTGAGGGATGGTAGGTTTTAGACAAATGGCACCGTCCTTTGACTAAAGGTAAGAGGAATACATGGGCAACAACATATGAGGAATAAAATGGAATTAGGAAAATAGAAGAGTATCTCTTATTTTGTAATGCagtgaaaaagaaacaaatttctacccaaaaaaatagaagatgaagaaaaagtaACAGATAGGAAAAACATTAAGCTTGTTATTTGTCTATGTCTATATAGTTTGTCTGCCAAGATGAATAAATGCAATTATaattcaataaagaaaaaagaaaaaaaatgcaattataTGGGACATGGGAATATTGCTGAGAGAGgcataagaaataaataatgaagGTACGAGGAAGGAGTACTTGTTGCACAATTTAGTACATTATCATATTGTAATGCTGGTAGTTGCATGTGGATGAGTGTACGTACGCTTGTCTTCAATAAgatatttaaaagtaaaaaacagTGGCTACCCACTTACAACAATACAGTCCATTGCTATCAGAAACAAGTAATCTATTTAGTTCATCCGAGGGGCAAgcatcaaaaataacaaaatcctCCCTCCTACAACATCTTTTCTTGGTCAAAAAATCAGCACATTTGTTCGCCTCTCTAAAAATATGAGCTACCCGAACCTGTGTGAGGTTTGCTATGAGAGATTTGCAGTCAAGGAGCAAAGGAGAAAATAATTTGTTAGAGTTGTCATCCTTATTTAGCATCTCCACAATAACCTTGGCTGAGCTCTACTTCCAAGTAACTAATTCCCAACTGGTTGGCAATGGTTAATCCATCTCTCAATGCCCATAATTGACATCGAATACCCCTTGATCCATCAACATAACCGGTTGCAGACCCACATGACAtggaatatattattatatacaaaGTTTGACTATAGACTTAGTTTTAGGTTGGAGCTACATttcactcaatatatttttgttagtttttagaCCGATGGAAAACATAATATATTTAACctaatttaaaaacaagttgTTACTTAGTTCAACTAAACAAATCTAGAttaaacaattataaattatatcatatacagcagaaaagtaaagaatacaatgatatgatgacttaggaaaactaatgaaactgCCCAGTTTCGAGATAAAAACTtgaggaggatttaacttaaACAATTCACAAGACAACAATTCACTAATAGAAtagaagtttttacaataggcttaaccctaaatctactgCTACCTTATGTAGTACTTACTCACATGACCACACGCAGTTTCGAATCTACAGACTCCTTTATTATGGATACGTTGCATATAAACTCTcatgtttgtgactttgagatctccaCTCAAAGATTTAGATCATCAAATATAACGTCTAGTGATGGCAACAACTTCTACATCATTGGATCTTGAGCTTCTTTAAAGAATATTGCTAGTAGAAGATTTGAGAGAGTTTTGGAGTACAAAAATCCAAGATCTACAATTGGAGGCATAAGAAGcactattctctctctcttttaaaaacctgtcttagggtttcctttaaatactaTATGAAATAGAGTTGAAACCCTAATCACTTACTAGGCTTAATGGGCTGCTGggcatttattaaaattttgaagataTGTGTCTTAATCTGTCGAATTTGGCATGTTTCGAATTTCTTAAACCTGCAGCTTCCTTATTCTTGTATTCTGACTTGCAACACCTTGAGCATTTTCTAATATAACCTATAAAATCTAAGATCTATATCTaaacaagtttgtgttcacagtttgtcaattgttctaaacttttagaacttaACCCTTTTtattgaatgagaattttaacaaatgacaaagtTTGACTACTACAACTACCTTTAAAAAAGATAACAttgttacatattttaaaaatctaattattgaattgcatgttctttatgctcttaatacacatgggaaattttgtgtcaatctaatgttatttactatatcatccataaatttattttttatgcataattttagattacaaaaactttcaatttaaataattgaatgatgacatagctattgatctttgatcttccaaaaattttgcaagcataaaaaatataagaagaaaatgtaatcctatgatgatttgttaaaatttaaattcaataaaaaaatattggctacaaccaagtttgtagccaaactttggcATTTAACAAATCTGTCATTGAATTAAATTTGTAGCCTATGGtgatttgttgaaatttttaaaagatcaatagttatgtcatcaattaaatgtttaaatttcaagtttttgttgtctaatattatgcataaaaaattatgtttataaatcaaatagtaataacatccaattgacacaaaatttgatgtgttagaaatataaagaacatacaatgCAACGATCaggtttttaaaatatatagtaatgttaattttttcaatgaGAGTTATAGTCTTAGGCTATAACtaaatttgtagccaaactttgtcctataattattttgagatgtggtataatatataatttattctctaactttttttttagagagtttcaacctatggcgtccgctcctaataatagctatttattatcagaccaagacaccaatctgTTTTTAGTGTAAGCgggaattgaaccccagatctcttatacaatcatcaaatattttactagctgagctaactaaaactcactattctctaaattttatctccctaaaatttaataatttctaaaactCACTATTCACATCCCTCTTGTTTtactaatatataattttattattttttgtgtttttgattgATGTTATCATTTTTTGAAGTGGTCTTTATTcttcaaaatattattattatacattttttttttttagtacaactaaaatttttaagttccaaGGTGGAAGAGCCAGTTACGCTTGAGAtaagaaaagggaagagagtAGTAACGCTGAGTtaaatttgaaagttgaaaagATGGGAATTAGTTAAATGCTACTGAGAAGAAGAAACGTGACCATGACTTATGGTTGAATTCAATCaatgagttttaatttattagaGAAGAAtagaccaaaaaagaaagaaatagaatatCTGAAAGGATAAATTACGAGGGAGTTGGACATAATTGTGTTGTTGGACAGTTAAAGAGTCTAGTATTCAGATATAAAATGTTTAAgctttcttatcaaaaaaatgtttAAGCTTTCATTAAAGTGGACCGAATTGGATCGAACGGACCGAATGGATGGACGTGGACCAAACTAGaacaaattagaccaaattaagCCAAAGTTGACCAAATTGATCCTAAGTGGATGAAGCGGATAAAAATGAACCGAAGTAGATTGAATTGGTCCTACGTTGGCTGAAATAGACCGAACTGGTACGTTGATGTGGCTTAGTAggagcgtagcaacaataaatgacatacttcaacttttaaatattatatagatacTTGAAGCCTTGAAGTTAACCcatatttttatgtttcaaaaatataatcatGTAACATAATCCACATTTATGGTttcttctaaaaggaaaagaaaaggtttatatctctaattttctaaaaacattaaaaaaataaataaaaaagatttttattaagattacttacttatatatttttaggatgtcacctaaatattttttggttcaatGAGATATTATGATATAAGAGTAATTAGAggaataattaataatttataaactccttttttttttatgaaatacattAAATGCACTttgaatttaaaacaaaaaaacaaaaatgatgtaTTAGTCAAATCTAGGGGgtctattatttaaatttactcataaatttatatatttttaccaaaaatagaaaaggagaGTGGGATTGCTGGAAAGTTAGGGGGGCATGGCGCCCTTAGTCCTGGTTATAGTAACAATGTAACACAGTAGCTTGATTAAACTACAACGGGTTAAGTTAATTTGTCGAATTAAAGTTTTAAGAATTCAAGTATCTGATTAAAGTTTTAAGAATCCACACTATCCAAGTATGATAGAACATGTTAACACAAGCAACCatgaattgtttttgtttcctCTCATAATGTTACCTAGgagattttgaatttgttgaGTTTCACTCAAATTAAGGTAGGTgttgtagagagagaaaattcccgacctattaCAAGCTAACACATTATAGTACCGAGTCCACAACGTATGGCCAATTACAAAGCGTCACGTACTACTACTAGTTTCTACTGTCACTATTCAAAAAACAAACAGagatttgccaagtgtcataaaaataaaaaaacataaaaagcatGCAAAGAGTAATCACACATCGGCACATGTAAGCAATGATATAGGTCACACATCGATgtgtgtaagcaatgacataaaCGATCCAATCAATTGTTGACATGTGTCATCTTGAAATTTAGACATTTCAGTCAATCAAATGATGCCACGTGTCTTGGAGAAAAAGTCTTAAAACTCTTGCAATCAGGCTATGACATGTGTCATCAACCAAACTACGCCAtatgtcgctcacccacccccaaactcctataaaCTATGAATAGAAGCCTTCATAAGGCATTTCCACACATCTTCGAAGACATCTTGGAAGACACCAACACACCAAGACATCCACACTTCAAGCAGTATCAAAGAAAATTAAGAGGCATAGAAGCTTTGCTGGAATCAAGCCCTAAAGCCTTTAGGAACTTTAGGAACTTCAACAtggaatataaaaaacattcgaagcaaaatcattcAAATCAtcttcctaaatctcaaagttcattGGAATCAAGctaaaaatcttctaaaaaCTTCAAGAAACCACAAATCAGTGAAGCTCTAtagattcaagcctccaaagtcccaaagaatttccaccacaaacttTCGAAGATAAAGAACAtgcgaagaacacgaagaacttgaagaacaaaaaatttctaaaaagcTCATAGCTAGAGATCTGTTGTAATTCCATTTCAAGGGTCTTTGAACCATCcttcagccaaattgaagaatatttgGTATTCGagtcaaaatcacattaccaccattctaataaacaagttttttaaggaaattaaattagaagatcactcttttgtaatcatagagaattgtaccacacattcatcaatacaaattcacaTTTGTAAACccattttacttgtttgatttatttcgaactagaaatttagtcgtctacaagtGTTTGTAGGGGTGGATTCAAGAATGTCATTTCAAGGGGTAAAGGCTAAGATTAATTGAAAGCAAAGTTGAATTAAATGATGTAAATTAATATAAGTAACCAAATAAACAGTAAACAATAAACAATACAATGtaaattgcaatttattttttcatgtcaAGTGTCAATTTACAGAACTGCATCCATaatctttcttatttttgaaatcattacttgatttcttcattttttgagTGCATGTCCTAAAAATTTGACTTCAAATGTAGCTTGAGGATAGAAACCTGGATGAAGCATTATTTCTCAATGGGCGACAAATTTCCTACTTGAGTCTAGAACAGAATCCAGATTGACTTGGTTttgaaaaagttattttttaacaGAATTTCCCACTAATGATGCAATATTGTAGCAGCACGTGGAGCAGTCTACTTTGCTCTTGAACTTGGTTTTGAAAAAGTTATTTTTGAGAGGGACTCAAAGATTATGGTTAAGGCCTTTTTCAGGGAGGATTCGCTTCACTCAGCCATAGGCCATATTGTAAAAGACATTAAGTCTATATTGggtttttttagattttatttattctctCATACTAGAAGGCAGGGTAATTTTTCTGTTCATGCCTTAATTAGGAGAGCTGAACTCTCTTTTTCGCAAGAAGTTTAGATTGTcttgtattattattttggacAGAATTTTATAGTGTATGCTAATACTTTTAGAAAAATATCCAAATTCTAGCGTCAATGCGCTATGGAGGTCAGGTGGTCAAACCCATATATGGTTGGCCCCATTTGAGATCGGCCACAAAGTAATCGGACACAACCCAATGTATACAAACTCACAAAAGAAGATCAAGTCAATGGGCCTCAGGAGAAATGCTTTTCTTGAGGAACAAAAGTgggcctaaagtttttttttttttttttgagaaaacactGGGCCTAAAGTTAATGACACGaactatttaatttaaatgacTTGGTAACTTATAGTCAAGGTTTTACAATACATTCTTAGAATTTAATCTCTATTTAATGACTTGGTAGCAAATAGTCAAGGGTGGGCATAGATATACAACCAAAGCAAGTTACCGAAAAAGAGTTGAGAAACATTCGGAGTAAAGAAAGAACCCTTTAGTTACTTCATAATGATAGT from Castanea sativa cultivar Marrone di Chiusa Pesio chromosome 11, ASM4071231v1 harbors:
- the LOC142616831 gene encoding uncharacterized protein LOC142616831; amino-acid sequence: MSRDDVLQQMQSEIDYLRKRLDRRKRGRKSPSYSSSDSSEERRGGDDHQGSKSLPRESRLVTSSGGRAKRGEETRGGDWSYQGAGNDAMGKALRQISKSPFVARINKAKLPHRFSQSIFTIYNGRIDPVEHVSHFNQKMAVYSNNEALMCKIFPSSLGPVVMRWFDALEEGSLKSFEELTRAFEARFITCSRVPKPLDALLSMAMREGETLKTYSDRYWETYNEIDGDVEDVAVKTFKVGLHTEHGLRKSLIMKAAIDMRQLMDHIDKYKRVEEDQIQSKGKAKLFPEKKDLQGIRYQGNCPR